Proteins from one Triticum aestivum cultivar Chinese Spring chromosome 7A, IWGSC CS RefSeq v2.1, whole genome shotgun sequence genomic window:
- the LOC123153129 gene encoding uncharacterized protein, translating into MLQTGGARPCTQIERGGRVAPAAAGSKAKSVGSFSGSSQGPQRREPQPRRVRTLAAVVGHWHDPRTSDGQRHQGSLYAGLHQRQLHHRDLQPPPPAFICIRAAKRAWASTSTDGVQIERSFPSSAWRGKDKDKQQHHRIIKSSLILFMLARLPLILPVCCLALQMRQLKGEVDIFSRADGSVLFEMGNTRVITAVYGP; encoded by the exons ATGCTCCAGACCGGGGGGGCGCGGCCATGCACCCAGATCGAGAGGGGAGGCCGTGTCGCTCCTGCCGCGGCCGGATCCAAGGCCAAGTCTGTGGGGTCATTCTCGGGCTCCTCGCAGGGGCCACAGCGGCGGGAGCCACAACCACGGCGGGTCCGAACCCTAGCCGCCGTAGTGGGTCACTGGCACGACCCTCGCACCTCTGACGGGCAACGGCACCAAGGATCGCTCTACGCGGGCCTTCATCAGCGCCAGCTTCACCACCGGGACCTGCAACCTCCTCCTCCGGCGTTCATCTGCATCAGGGCAG CTAAGAGGGCATGGGCCTCGACCTCCACGGACGGTGTCCAGATCGAGCGGAGCTTCCCTTCCTCTGCCTGGCGGGGCAAGGACAAGGACAAGCAGCAACATCATCGCATCATCAAG AGCAGCCTCATCCTCTTCATGCTGGCTCGACTGCCTCTGATTCTTCCTGTTTGCTGCCTTGCCTTGCAGATGCGGCAGCTCAAGGGCGAGGTCGACATTTTCTCCAGGGCCGACGGGTCGGTGCTGTTCGAGATGGGCAACACCAGGGTCATCACCGCCGTCTACGGCCCCTAA